In Drosophila santomea strain STO CAGO 1482 chromosome 3L, Prin_Dsan_1.1, whole genome shotgun sequence, a single window of DNA contains:
- the LOC120448674 gene encoding protein artichoke, producing MLLPIFLLLGMGITLNKAESCPPSQAILPCRCSLRGKEIQIWCSHSNLPQIMDGLKAVERNIKGKIDELVLENNQLPALPGRFFGSLQIVRLMLRHNSIERVSNGWLTELENGLVEIFVVEPQLRSIPAESLNGMINMLAITIQSEELKHLPDFSGLLSLTYLSVQTGALQELPSHLFRHLPKLQHIHITGGAGLTRLEAGLFDGLISLKNLDLSHNGLNWIHLRALSRLPNLVSVKLSYNQISDVGMVGRIVKDLEHLKKLRLDNNIISVIEDGSFVDLPNLSELHLNDNRITELQYGAFLRTPQLKTIYLQNNLIRRIHPESLLQASGSGVEAVHIYNNEIGHVEVLRALLDALPRLRYLDMSGNLLSELPYGALRGHGTLEQLHLNHNQLRLIERDALMAMPALRELRMRNNSLSSDLPLPFWNLPGLKGLDLAQNQFARVDSQLLAGLPSLRRLDLSENGLIELAPNSFRHNPLLETLNISSNELTKIHSSTLIHLERLFEVDASNNQLKSVIGGLPRIVERISLKGNQITSLPAAASKDLQLPNLRMLDLSQNRIEQLPRHGFQGALELRVLSLAQNELRQLEDTSFIGIQRLELLHLQENQLGEADERALLPLAELRNLNLQSNKLEAITDNFFSNNSRLEQLDLSRNLIRSISPTAFDTQRSLEYLDLSGNALLDISVGLGNLNNLRDIDMSYNQISRIQSDVIGGWRNVVEIRLSNNLIVELQQGTFRNLPKLQYLDLSSNEIRNVEPGALKGLDELQEFVLADNKLVELKDHVFEELPSLLASHFQYNKLRYISPESFHNANSLVFLNLSNNHFRNMENIGLRSMRNLEVLDLSTNGVKLVSTMPLKALNWLVELKMDNNQICRIQGSPFETMPRLRVLSMRNNQLRSIKERTFRNVRGNIAILDVDGNPIDCNCEMQWLSVWLQETNFPYPGPKCQDGRLLRSARMERSLCVGADTYGNERTDGNQLPLLNEHGDVFQRDLPDDFNDECEAGEGTRLPGDRPLVGESEYFYDQYVDATETPDTTHSVISTSQRPKPSPTINSNIDLNNTILHTKYFNRKPQPGSGSPFTFFGYPLPSVSLGRFFGFGDRGRKQRTDSNDEMPATHRMAHISLPSGRGKTRMYQPNSAEFEKYLKDQQKQEKQNIARNRYVDTDSTTSSMEDALSNESGSAATTVGVFRTTFREPSSIERGGFRPIVPAHVGGFMPVHDPQQRRGLVEVVNITGKPLEMSQPKGQRKFIPISAQERPQPTKSSAESSESATYEVTETTPDITTTTPLMHRITTSTTKASTTTTRSTTTTSTTQVTPVNDASSSSELDSQYDDEDLEAQSVTLLRPPPLGQTTTAETILLIPPAEEHVAQIKSRSWVTTTTPSSPSDNQVTIARPTSTVPPPPPASPPLRIGGRSTITKVYTPYQQQVAQPTAEEYQRTTPSGDNESVASEHQLTADAQKRTELELLQVDRVDRKDGMDWYYESFKKKRDFNGGAAVRKTAHKEVFYDGIAASSSWNRLHKEILFVSLLMLWSACF from the exons GCCAGGACGCTTTTTCGGTAGCCTTCAGATAGTTCGCCTCATGCTGCGCCACAACAGCATCGAAAGAGTGTCCAATGGATGGCTAACTGAGCTGGAGAATGGCCTGGTGGAGATCTTCGTGGTGGAGCCTCAACTGCGGAGCATTCCAGCAGAGAGTCTCAACGGAATGATCAACATGCTGGCCATTACCATCCAGAGCGAAGAACTAAAGCACTTGCCCGACTTCTCCGGACTGCTCAGTTTGACCTATCTCAGTGTTCAAACGGGGGCTCTCCAGGAGTTGCCCTCCCATCTCTTCAGACATCTACCCAAATTGCAGCATATACACATAACGGGCGGGGCAGGCCTCACTCGCTTGGAAGCCGGTCTCTTTGATGGATTGATATCCCTGAAGAATCTGGATCTATCGCACAATGGCCTCAACTGGATTCATCTACGCGCCCTGTCCAGATTACCCAATTTGGTTAGCGTAAAACTATCCTATAATCAAATCAGTGATGTGGGCATGGTGGGTCGCATTGTCAAGGATCTGGAGCATCTGAAGAAACTACGACTGGACAACAACATCATCTCTGTAATTGAGGATGGCTCCTTTGTGGATCTGCCCAATCTTTCAGAGCTTCATCTAAACGATAACAGGATTACTGAACTGCAATATGGAGCTTTTTTGCGCACTCCTCAACTGAAAACCATATACCTGCAGAACAATCTAATCCGGCGAATCCATCCGGAATCCCTGCTTCAGGCCAGTGGAAGTGGCGTGGAGGCGGTTCACATCTACAACAATGAAATTGGTCATGTGGAGGTTTTAAGGGCATTGTTGGATGCCTTGCCCAGGCTTCGCTATCTGGACATGAGTGGCAATCTTTTAAGCGAACTGCCCTATGGGGCTCTTCGTGGTCATGGCACTTTGGAGCAACTGCATCTGAACCATAACCAGTTGAGGCTCATTGAAAGGGATGCACTGATGGCCATGCCTGCCTTGAGGGAACTTCGGATGAGAAATAACAGTCTATCCTCGGACTTACCCTTACCATTTTGGAACCTTCCTGGATTGAAAGGGCTCGACCTGGCGCAGAACCAGTTTGCTAGGGTGGATTCCCAGCTGCTGGCGGGACTTCCGTCACTAAGACGTTTGGATCTGAGCGAGAATGGACTAATCGAATTGGCACCCAATAGTTTTCGTCATAATCCCCTCCTGGAAACGCTCAATATATCCTCAAATGAGCTGACCAAAATCCACTCTTCCACCCTAATCCATTTGGAGAGACTCTTTGAGGTGGATGCCAGTAACAATCAGCTTAAATCTGTGATTGGGGGACTGCCCAGGATCGTGGAGCGTATCTCGCTGAAGGGTAATCAAATTACATCACTCCCAGCAGCTGCCAGCAAGGATTTGCAATTGCCCAACCTTCGAATGCTGGATCTCAGCCAGAATCGAATAGAGCAGCTGCCCAGGCATGGCTTTCAAGGGGCATTGGAACTAAGAGTCTTGAGTCTGGCTCAAAATGAGCTGCGTCAGCTGGAGGACACCTCCTTCATAGGAATTCAACGTCTGGAGCTGCTGCATTTGCAAGAAAATCAACTGGGAGAGGCGGATGAGCGGGCTTTACTGCCCCTCGCAGAACTTAGGAATTTGAATCTTCAGTCCAACAAGCTGGAAGCCATCACGGACAATTTCTTCTCGAATAACAGCAGACTGGAGCAACTAGATCTCTCTAGGAATCTCATACGGAGCATCTCCCCCACGGCTTTCGATACCCAAAGATCTCTGGAGTATCTGGATCTCTCTGGCAATGCCCTCCTGGATATATCAGTGGGTTTGGGGAACTTGAACAACCTGCGAGACATCGATATGAGCTATAACCAAATATCCCGGATCCAATCCGATGTGATTGGTGGCTGGCGAAATGTGGTGGAGATCCGTTTGTCCAATAATCTTATCGTGGAACTGCAGCAGGGCACCTTCAGAAATCTTCCCAAGCTGCAATATCTTGATCTTAGCAGCAATGAGATTAGAAATGTGGAGCCTGGCGCACTCAAAGGACTCGATGAACTGCAGGAGTTCGTCCTGGCAGACAATAAGTTGGTGGAGCTAAAGGATCATGTCTTTGAGGAGCTACCAAGCCTACTGGCCTCCCACTTTCAGTACAACAAGTTGCGCTACATTTCTCCGGAAAGCTTTCACAACGCCAACTCGCTGGTCTTCCTGAATCTGTCCAACAATCATTTCAGGAATATGGAAAACATAGGTCTCCGAAGCATGCGGAATCTGGAGGTTTTAGATCTGTCCACCAATGGTGTCAAGTTGGTGTCCACGATGCCCTTAAAGGCGCTGAATTGGTTGGTGGAGCTTAAAATGGATAACAACCAAATATGTCGGATACAG GGGTCCCCATTTGAGACAATGCCCCGCTTGCGAGTACTCTCCATGCGGAATAACCAGCTCAGGAGCATCAAAGAACGTACATTCCGGAATGTCCGGGGAAACATTGCCATCTTGGATGTGGATG GAAATCCGATTGATTGCAATTGTGAAATGCAATGGCTTTCGGTGTGGCTGCAGGAGACGAACTTTCCGTATCCGGGACCCAAGTGCCAGGATGGACGCCTCCTTCGGTCGGCTCGCATGGAAAGGAGCCTCTGCGTGGGTGCGGATACCTATGGCAACGAACGTACCGATGGCAATCAGTTGCCACTGCTCAATGAGCACGGGGATGTCTTCCAGAGGGATTTGCCCGACGATTTCAACGATGAGTGTGAGGCGGGTGAAGGAACCAGACTGCCAGGAGATCGACCGCTGGTGGGCGAGAGCGAGTACTTCTACGATCAGTATGTGGACGCCACCGAGACACCAGATACCACCCACTCCGTGATCAGTACATCACAGCGACCCAAGCCGAGTCCCACGATAAACAGCAATATAGATCTGAATAATACTATACTCCATACGAAGTACTTCAATCGGAAACCCCAGCCAGGATCTGGATCTCCTTTTACGTTCTTCGGATATCCTTTGCCCAGTGTAAGTTTGGGCAGGTTCTTTGGTTTCGGGGATCGAGGTCGCAAACAACGAACGGATAGCAATGATGAGATGCCCGCCACCCACCGCATGGCCCACATAAGCCTgccaagtgggcgtggcaaaactAGGATGTATCAGCCGAACAGTGCAGAGTTCGAGAAATACCTTAAGGATCAACAGAAGCAGGAGAAGCAAAACATAGCCAGGAATCGTTATGTGGACACAGATTCCACCACTTCATCCATGGAGGATGCACTGAGTAATGAGAGTGGGAGTGCCGCCACCACAGTGGGTGTCTTTCGCACCACCTTTCGTGAGCCATCGAGCATCGAGCGCGGTGGCTTCCGTCCCATCGTACCAGCCCATGTCGGTGGTTTTATGCCTGTCCATGATCCTCAACAGCGGCGTGGTTTAGTGGAAGTGGTGAATATTACGGGCAAGCCTTTGGAAATGAGCCAACCCAAAGGTCAGAGAAAGTTTATCCCTATATCTGCTCAGGAACGACCTCAGCCAACCAAAAGCAGTGCCGAAAGTTCAGAGTCAGCTACTTATGAAGTCACAGAGACCACTCCAGATATAACCACCACAACGCCTTTGATGCACAGGATCACCACTAGTACAACAAAGGCTTCTACAACGACCACGAGGAGTACTACAACCACTAGTACTACCCAGGTGACTCCTGTGAATGATGCCTCGTCCAGCAGTGAGCTGGATTCCCAGTATGATGACGAAGATCTGGAGGCACAATCTGTGACCCTGCTAAGACCTCCTCCTCTAGGGCAAACAACCACTGCAGAGACTATTCTGTTGATTCCTCCGGCGGAAGAGCATGTGGCGCAGATTAAGAGTCGTTCTTGGGTGACCACCACAACACCTTCGAGTCCGAGTGATAATCAAGTTACTATAGCTCGTCCAACGAGCACAgtgccaccaccgccaccagcTTCTCCTCCTCTACGAATTGGAGGACGGTCCACCATTACCAAGGTGTACACACCGTATCAGCAGCAAGTGGCTCAGCCCACGGCGGAGGAGTATCAGAGAACTACGCCCAGTGGTGATAACGAAAGCGTGGCTAGCGAGCATCAACTCACGGCTGATGCCCAAAAGCGTACCGAACTGGAGCTCCTTCAGGTTGATCGTGTGGACCGCAAGGACGGCATGGATTGGTACTACGAAAGCTTCAAGAAGAAACGAGACTTCAATGGTGGAGCTGCTGTACGGAAAACAGCTCACAAGGAGGTGTTCTACGACGGAATAGCTGCTTCGTCCAGCTGGAATCGATTGCACAAGGAGATTCTCTTTGTCAGCTTGTTAATGTTGTGGAGCGCGTGtttttaa
- the LOC120448956 gene encoding uncharacterized protein LOC120448956 — MTTPLQTRMALAEIPDRLEALRMANTPTNANRRTPDEPTPAAIINTPNANGGLGLRVDNDVNVVQAQDFVFSPLPSPDELVIRQRGRRRFTTTFSPDKVNGGGGAGGATGGSSMRSPFQRTPTKNLQLTSGMILRSSPRKRLTMGSTPPEPTPMDTYSPIKMATTKQLWPGTPIVKKLKMDDRPVGQTNTDATLPSLLQGLSQEQLIDLIMNNIKTASDEGEIRTQLPTPDISALEQELHHAKRLIFKSLPTSRLCKKTDAAAYSKASMHLNEFKRVLQSQAKRLHDSTHWDALVDYVSMAWQCVASTPNWESHAHNAVRRQCFKLLACSCYAAIKHGGMRLGQLRLETLERNLREWSKDYEDVLSCVNALQRTLNSRSSL; from the exons ATGACGACCCCGCTGCAGACACGTATGGCGCTGGCCGAGATTCCCGACCGCCTGGAGGCGTTGCGTATGGCCAACACACCGACGAACGCCAATCGCCGGACTCCGGATGAGCCGACTCCGGCGGCCATAATAAACACACCGAATGCTAACGGAGGATTAGGACTGCGGGTGGACAACGATGTGAACGTGGTCCAGGCCCAGGACTTTGTCTTCTCGCCACTGCCCTCGCCAGATGAGCTGGTCATTCGGCAGCGTGGTCGACGGCGCTTTACTACAACGTTTTCGCCGGATAAGGTCAACGGAGGTGGTGGCGCAGGAGGTGCCACCGGTGGTTCCTCAATGCGTAGTCCTTTCCAGCGCACGCCCACCAAGAACCTGCAACTAACAAGCGGCATGATCCTGCGCAGCTCCCCTCGCAAACGCCTGACCATGGGCAGCACCCCGCCAGAGCCCACACCGATGGATACTTACTCGCCCATCAAGATGGCCACCACCAAGCAACTTTGGCCGGGAACACCAATAGTAAAGAAGCTGAAAATGGATGATAGACCTGTGGGACAGACGAACACAGATGCGACTCTACCATCCCTATTACAGGGTCTGTCCCAGGAACAACTAATCGATTTAATCATGAATAACATCAAAACTGCAAGTGATGAGGGAGAGATACGAACGCAACTACCCACGCCAGACATAAG CGCTTTGGAGCAGGAGCTGCACCATGCTAAGCGGCTCATCTTCAAGTCCCTTCCCACCTCCCGGTTGTGCAAGAAAACGGATGCGGCGGCCTACTCCAAGGCGTCGATGCATCTTAACGAATTTAAGCGGGTGCTGCAATCGCAGGCCAAACGTCTGCACGACTCCACTCACTGGGACGCCCTGGTGGACTACGTATCCATGGCCTGGCAGTGCGTGGCTAGTACGCCCAACTGGGAGAGCCATGCCCACAATGCTGTTCGCCGGCAATGCTTTAAGCTGTTGGCGTGCTCTTGCTATGCAGCCATTAAGCACGGAGGAATGCGATTAGGGCAGCTGCGACTGGAGACACTGGAACGGAATTTGCGCGAATGGTCCAAGGACTATGAGGACGTTCTGTCCTGCGTAAACGCCTTGCAGCGCACGCTTAACAGCCGTAGCAGCTTATAA
- the LOC120448957 gene encoding uncharacterized protein LOC120448957, whose protein sequence is MWIPLKCLELDAENRQCLERLEQPAERSTDKSLIPKVSRRYQPAAIRSFLSIGIAVTICLGSALAAPQSSCIMCDKEDLRPRVPPYSDSYEEYTFDHQVTQQAALESIQKFNGSRGQNNACSSIKCPPNTPKYCLGGQFINDHCWCELQHREEGLPYVPHVCFADQKVHTSSVESCFTFVQVKECCCAEIWIKKWRHISGSSRSQHVPNVLVLLILNLLSAFSILSCRSRRRIFCQS, encoded by the exons ATGTGGATCCCTTTAAAGTGCCTCGAACTGGACGCAGAGAATCGACAGTGCCTCGAGAGATTAGAGCAACCGGCGGAAAGATCCACCGATAAGAGCTTAATCCCAAAGGTCAGTCGACGTTATCAGCCCGCGGCCATCAGATCATTCCTGTCCATTGGAATTGCGGTGACTATCTGCCTCGGATCTGCCCTCGCTGCTCCACAATCCTCCTGCATCATGTGCGACAAGGAGGACCTGCGACCACGAGTTCCTCCCTACAGCGACAGCTACGAGGAGTACACCTTCGACCACCAGGTGACCCAGCAAGCGGCCCTGGAGTCCATTCAGAAATTTAATGGGT CACGGGGTCAGAACAATGCCTGCAGTTCAATCAAGTGCCCACCGAATACACCAAAGTATTGCCTAGGAGGTCAG TTTATCAACGACCATTGCTGGTGCGAGCTGCAACATAGAGAAG AGGGCCTGCCCTATGTGCCTCACGTGTGCTTCGCAGATCAGAAGGTGCACACGTCCTCCGTGGAATCCTGCTTCACATTCGTGCAGGTCAAGGAATGCTGCTGTGCTGAGATCTGGATCAAGAAGT GGCGACACATTTCGGGCAGCTCCCGTAGCCAGCACGTGCCAAATGTACTAGTACTGCTAATATTAAATCTGCTTTCTGCATTCAGTATACTCAGCTGCAGAAGTAGAAGGCGAATATTTTGTCAAAGCTAA